The following proteins are co-located in the Pedobacter frigiditerrae genome:
- a CDS encoding RagB/SusD family nutrient uptake outer membrane protein: MMKVLYKIKYVFLGLLLITSGCSKFLDVQAPDNLVKDQFWQNREQVYSSLMGLYTSLNSCVRNFQVWGDSRSSLYAPGLAANFTSSYSQFLSQDIYTDNTLLSWESQYKAIGWINAFIKNAPSALKNDPTFKEDELKNMMGEAHALRALLYFYLLRSFKEVPIVKEPYESDSQNLTTAPSSEETTLNFIEEDLTQALQNTPETFTDAKEKYGRVTKNAVRAIMADVKLWRNDYNGCINLCKTLDATYANKLVSPQDWYTIFYPGNSPESIFELQYGLQGPSSPLYSWFAKEDSPTAIYSANATNVKINAGDLLYPSANPTLNFSADTIRLKNYSAFSLPSAGSTAEVYKFLGQAPYQRAYRRSNDRTANYIFYRYREILLMKAEAYGMLGQYDEAEKVINIIRQHCDLPVLTSGEMGTGADFFNRLLMEREFELGFEGKEWFAAVRVSRRTGLNNVLVEKAAVNNSRQLPYQVIRARLLDPESWFLPYYRIEVNNNPLLTQKSYYKNK; this comes from the coding sequence ATGATGAAAGTATTATATAAAATAAAGTATGTGTTTTTAGGCCTGCTACTGATCACATCAGGTTGTAGTAAGTTTTTAGACGTGCAAGCACCAGACAATTTAGTAAAAGATCAATTTTGGCAAAATCGGGAACAGGTATATTCTTCGTTGATGGGGCTATACACTTCTCTAAACAGCTGTGTAAGAAACTTCCAGGTATGGGGAGATAGCAGGTCTAGTCTTTATGCTCCAGGTTTAGCTGCTAATTTTACAAGTTCTTATTCACAGTTCTTGTCGCAAGATATTTATACAGACAATACATTGCTTTCTTGGGAAAGCCAGTATAAAGCAATTGGTTGGATCAATGCATTTATTAAAAATGCACCTTCAGCTTTAAAGAATGATCCCACTTTTAAAGAAGACGAATTAAAGAACATGATGGGTGAGGCACATGCACTGAGGGCTTTACTCTATTTCTATTTGTTAAGGTCTTTTAAGGAGGTGCCAATCGTTAAAGAACCCTACGAGTCTGATTCACAGAATTTAACAACCGCACCTTCATCAGAAGAAACAACACTTAACTTTATAGAAGAAGATTTAACGCAAGCACTACAGAATACTCCAGAAACATTTACAGATGCAAAAGAAAAGTATGGTCGTGTAACAAAAAATGCCGTAAGAGCCATCATGGCAGATGTTAAACTCTGGAGAAATGACTATAATGGTTGCATTAATCTGTGCAAAACACTTGATGCTACTTATGCTAATAAATTAGTTAGCCCACAAGACTGGTACACCATCTTTTATCCAGGAAATTCTCCTGAGTCAATCTTTGAATTGCAATATGGCTTGCAGGGTCCTTCTTCACCATTATATAGTTGGTTTGCTAAAGAGGATAGTCCAACTGCAATATACTCAGCAAATGCTACAAATGTTAAAATTAATGCTGGAGATCTGTTATATCCGAGTGCTAATCCCACTTTGAATTTCTCTGCTGATACCATCAGATTGAAAAATTATAGTGCCTTTTCATTGCCTTCCGCCGGTTCTACTGCCGAAGTGTATAAATTTTTAGGACAGGCACCTTATCAACGTGCTTATAGGAGATCAAACGATAGAACAGCCAATTATATTTTCTATCGCTACAGGGAAATTCTGTTGATGAAGGCTGAAGCATATGGAATGCTTGGTCAATACGATGAAGCGGAAAAAGTAATTAACATCATCCGCCAACATTGTGATCTTCCAGTCCTAACCTCTGGAGAAATGGGTACAGGTGCAGATTTCTTTAACAGATTGTTAATGGAACGGGAATTTGAGCTTGGGTTTGAAGGTAAAGAATGGTTTGCCGCTGTGCGTGTATCTAGAAGAACTGGTTTAAATAATGTTTTGGTAGAAAAAGCTGCTGTAAATAATTCTAGGCAACTTCCTTATCAAGTTATACGGGCAAGATTGCTCGATCCGGAAAGTTGGTTTTTACCTTATTACAGGATTGAGGTAAACAATAATCCACTGCTAACACAAAAAAGCTATTACAAAAACAAATAA
- a CDS encoding fasciclin domain-containing protein: MKKNNRYLVALCVFLTIFSISCSKEFDEHYNPSNRIDKNIVQILAEDQEFSEFVKLIDKLGLRKTLGESAIYTCLAPKNDQVLEYFKNKGYASIDVVPEIILRQFVNSHFINGMYYKYDIEKRYKDAVGGLNPTKATYYTTRAENLIPAKSIRIFTPSFFNLQQDDYKTLFNQAGGGFMVETAKISDTKYDIDASNGVIHVLETSLTIQPRMDLAIAADPQISIFNSWLNAHVTYVLGPKDEFGRVDTTLYKSYSLSRNIASESVLSTFFAPTNEVVMSYFQPYLPDLYNTIDSLPKIIKTEILRATLLGDTWYKSDIVRNNPELRTTTYPQIIGKIGPTIVGSVPASNGIIYKVNKFIEPPKLHSVEGGVYMKKRIYGQWNVMFEKTTLEDGLTDGLLYQHSDKTILVQPDASWGFPLAEDMDVDALALRMQQCRTGILNIDVRKDGGLRRRYYPTEFGYILFENGKFIDYTGKSVSLLKTQSTWERINGSIFEIDGFLTPMNKLDLTRTVYALVEKDTQLSLFKDALIKSGLTGELNLTGFFTYTILAPPNTAIQAAGISVPAMTADQAKTFVSKYIIPNRYVFTDGVFQGNVPDKAGNFITIAGAWENFKATNVSGKTVSPTTANLQGSNGVVHKINQVF; the protein is encoded by the coding sequence ATGAAAAAAAATAATCGCTACTTAGTAGCCCTATGCGTCTTTCTAACCATATTTAGCATATCCTGTTCAAAGGAATTCGATGAACATTATAATCCTTCTAACCGCATAGATAAAAATATCGTGCAGATATTGGCTGAAGACCAAGAATTCTCTGAGTTTGTAAAACTTATTGATAAGCTTGGTTTAAGAAAAACTCTTGGTGAGAGCGCAATTTACACTTGTTTAGCCCCAAAAAACGATCAGGTTCTTGAATATTTTAAAAATAAGGGTTATGCTTCAATTGATGTTGTTCCCGAAATTATTTTACGCCAGTTTGTAAACAGCCATTTCATTAATGGGATGTATTACAAATATGATATAGAAAAAAGATATAAAGATGCTGTGGGAGGACTTAATCCTACAAAAGCAACCTATTATACTACTCGTGCAGAGAACCTGATACCCGCTAAGTCTATAAGAATATTTACACCTTCTTTCTTCAATCTACAACAAGACGATTATAAAACCTTATTTAACCAAGCAGGAGGAGGTTTTATGGTGGAGACTGCTAAAATTTCTGATACAAAATATGATATTGATGCCAGTAATGGCGTGATTCATGTACTTGAAACGTCTCTTACCATTCAACCACGAATGGACTTGGCAATTGCCGCCGATCCTCAGATTTCTATTTTTAACTCTTGGTTAAATGCACACGTAACTTATGTGCTTGGTCCTAAAGATGAATTTGGTAGAGTAGATACAACACTCTATAAATCATATTCATTAAGTCGAAATATTGCTAGTGAAAGTGTATTGTCTACATTTTTTGCGCCTACAAACGAAGTAGTCATGAGCTATTTCCAACCTTATTTGCCAGACCTTTACAATACAATTGATTCCTTGCCTAAAATTATAAAAACAGAAATTCTTAGGGCTACACTTCTTGGAGATACATGGTATAAAAGCGATATCGTTAGAAACAATCCAGAACTTCGTACCACAACCTACCCACAAATTATTGGTAAAATAGGACCAACCATAGTAGGATCGGTACCCGCAAGTAATGGTATAATATATAAGGTAAACAAGTTTATCGAACCACCTAAGCTTCACAGTGTGGAAGGTGGAGTATACATGAAAAAAAGAATTTATGGGCAGTGGAACGTGATGTTTGAGAAAACAACGCTAGAAGACGGATTAACCGATGGATTGCTTTATCAGCATAGCGATAAAACCATATTAGTACAACCAGATGCCTCATGGGGATTCCCATTGGCAGAAGATATGGATGTTGACGCATTGGCTTTAAGAATGCAGCAATGCAGAACTGGTATCCTTAACATCGATGTAAGAAAAGATGGTGGACTTAGAAGAAGATATTATCCAACCGAGTTTGGTTATATACTTTTTGAAAATGGAAAGTTTATCGACTATACAGGGAAATCGGTCTCGTTATTGAAAACGCAGTCTACTTGGGAGCGTATCAATGGCTCAATATTCGAAATTGATGGTTTTCTTACCCCTATGAATAAACTTGATTTAACTAGGACGGTTTATGCATTGGTAGAAAAGGATACGCAACTATCGTTATTTAAAGATGCGCTGATCAAATCTGGACTTACTGGCGAGTTAAATCTTACTGGCTTTTTTACCTACACCATTCTTGCGCCACCAAATACCGCAATTCAAGCTGCGGGTATTTCTGTACCAGCAATGACTGCAGATCAAGCGAAAACTTTTGTTAGTAAGTATATCATCCCAAACCGATATGTATTTACTGATGGGGTTTTTCAAGGCAACGTGCCAGACAAAGCTGGCAATTTTATTACCATAGCCGGTGCCTGGGAAAACTTTAAAGCCACTAATGTCTCAGGGAAAACAGTAAGTCCAACTACAGCTAATCTACAAGGATCAAACGGTGTGGTCCATAAAATTAACCAGGTTTTTTAG
- a CDS encoding fasciclin domain-containing protein produces MSTNLKDMKQYTSILSSKWKACSYLVMATLLLLLVQGCKPEFSNARFDDNDELQIMDYVDNRPDLSTYKELIDYVKKRNLLKTAGTYTAFIPTNEAFTKLFTRLSANGNKVTAIKDKSPEFWINYFSYHLLNKKINTNSLEPGPMPSPTILTNKYLIADIRESYNSIKLNNFSTIKESNIEMSNGYINIVDEVLNPPVETIYETLSKTGKYNIMLGIFEETGLTKYLKDSTVTLIVERDEVLIKNNFNKSNISNLANWAAYHIIPDSGYFLNQLIKQRMYPVYKKNALSFTVNSQGQYFMNSTFKFDQSLEFGIDRVCYNGVYHSMDAVVAIVEALPATIRYNLYPPGSPYGAQNVFADAPAKIVLNNGTESYHQNKELKIVAFDAQQVGDFFYLTIPDVPIGKYNIRVVHRAGTRGKFITIYKGAIVKDNIDFAKTDGTWPDYSYYIYNNCGVINVDSQSDVKLTFALTAFATGKIGSYCCDVLMDAIELIPQ; encoded by the coding sequence ATGTCAACTAACCTTAAAGACATGAAACAATACACAAGTATACTTTCTTCGAAATGGAAAGCCTGTAGTTATCTAGTTATGGCTACACTATTATTACTTCTGGTTCAGGGCTGCAAACCCGAGTTTTCTAATGCTAGATTTGATGACAACGATGAGCTTCAAATCATGGACTATGTAGATAATCGCCCAGATCTGAGCACGTATAAAGAACTTATCGACTATGTTAAGAAAAGGAACCTGCTAAAAACAGCTGGAACTTATACCGCTTTCATTCCAACTAATGAGGCATTTACCAAGCTTTTTACCCGTTTATCTGCAAATGGAAATAAGGTAACTGCCATTAAGGACAAATCGCCTGAATTCTGGATCAACTATTTCAGTTATCACTTGCTTAATAAAAAAATAAATACAAATTCTCTTGAGCCAGGGCCAATGCCTTCGCCAACCATTTTAACCAATAAATACCTGATTGCAGATATCCGCGAATCTTATAATTCTATCAAGTTGAATAACTTTTCAACGATTAAAGAATCGAATATTGAAATGAGCAATGGATATATCAACATTGTTGATGAAGTGCTTAATCCGCCAGTGGAAACCATTTATGAGACCCTCTCGAAAACAGGGAAATACAATATCATGTTAGGCATCTTTGAGGAAACAGGATTAACCAAATATCTTAAAGATAGTACAGTTACTTTGATTGTTGAACGTGATGAAGTCTTGATTAAAAACAACTTTAACAAAAGTAATATTTCAAACTTAGCTAACTGGGCAGCATATCATATCATTCCAGACTCAGGATACTTTTTAAATCAACTTATTAAACAAAGAATGTACCCTGTTTATAAAAAAAATGCATTAAGCTTTACTGTAAACAGTCAGGGTCAATACTTCATGAACTCCACATTCAAGTTTGATCAATCATTAGAGTTTGGTATAGACAGGGTTTGTTATAATGGTGTTTATCATTCTATGGATGCCGTAGTAGCGATAGTTGAAGCACTACCTGCAACAATTAGGTACAACCTTTATCCCCCAGGTAGCCCTTATGGTGCACAAAATGTGTTTGCAGATGCACCTGCGAAAATTGTGCTGAATAATGGTACAGAGAGTTACCATCAGAATAAAGAGCTTAAAATTGTAGCATTTGATGCGCAACAGGTAGGCGACTTCTTTTACTTGACCATTCCCGATGTGCCAATTGGTAAATACAACATACGAGTTGTACACCGTGCTGGTACCCGTGGTAAGTTTATAACTATTTACAAGGGAGCAATTGTTAAAGACAATATAGACTTTGCAAAAACGGATGGCACCTGGCCAGATTACAGTTATTATATCTATAACAATTGTGGTGTTATAAATGTGGATAGCCAATCAGATGTGAAACTAACATTTGCCCTTACCGCATTTGCAACTGGCAAGATAGGAAGTTACTGTTGCGACGTTTTGATGGATGCAATTGAACTAATACCTCAATAG
- a CDS encoding SusC/RagA family TonB-linked outer membrane protein has protein sequence MKKKFKYMLKKGLLFALSTACLTAFGQERVSDSLQRNVNIKTSAMTFSELLVDKPSIQVTQSGSIGFASQLMIRGAGSINLNASPYIYVDGIPVRYSRVLPSFLSIHQPNRFGFVNPNDISEVKILSEGSALAELGGRGANGAIYIQTNRGELGGTKIDFSTKFGLLNSNFDVDRMNAGQFKSYLRNYYLENGSTETQVNQNPIFNAANPVYNNNTDWVDLITRNALYQDYHIKLMGGDGDAQYMFSIGYVDKEGTIMGSDLNQVNLRFNLDYKLSPKIEISNSLAYTHGKGRYFEQGFNYSVHPLFIAATKAPFLSPYIFSQSGQVSTQYGDIDELGKSNPLALVNKMYNSNEDNRVDGKISGKWLISPRTSLNSSFVFNYMNVTERQYRPSLGIVTDLNRIRQNLKRSSSEAFILWSSWLATKGKIGNNSTYTGQTGLSVESYDEKSVFVRKINAGTDDYETLEQGIVDSASNINYKSRLLTLYARGSVDLFKRMQVFANLNIEGSSNFGAKGRWGIYPGVKAVVDLLGRDSKTPLGLRAGWGRTGNNDLRGFYHYSLYYPANYFGYGGVYLGNVANKSIKPEITNTYDVGLTLDLFNHKLNLDGGYYYKNTSNLITQRAVPIELGLDPQFENNGEMASQGLELNFNAKLIEKNNLSLLLYGSVSTLNNKVKKLNNGNIIKSIGGIYTVAKVNEQIGSFYGYKVLGVFGTQAAVNLQKADGTSFKAGDYIIEDLNRDSKINDLDRQVIGSPLPSAFGNFGTVLTYKKISFNALFTYAAGNDIYNSFNQQMHVMKDYSNQSQDVQNRWISASNQGTGLSRAAFDDPSRNGAASNLWVEDGSYLRFKNVTVSFEIGVPPKLKFIRKLNLFITAENLATFTKYSGFDVEVVTSADPMLKGVDFGASPLPKSYMIGLKMSL, from the coding sequence TTGAAAAAGAAATTTAAATATATGTTAAAGAAAGGATTGCTTTTTGCACTGAGTACGGCATGTCTTACAGCGTTCGGGCAAGAGCGAGTATCCGATTCTCTTCAGCGCAATGTAAATATCAAGACCAGTGCAATGACTTTTAGCGAGTTGTTGGTTGATAAGCCTAGTATTCAGGTTACGCAATCAGGTTCAATCGGTTTTGCATCTCAATTGATGATTCGCGGCGCAGGTTCAATCAATCTCAACGCGTCTCCATACATCTATGTTGATGGTATTCCTGTAAGATATTCTCGAGTTTTGCCATCCTTTTTGTCTATACACCAACCCAATCGCTTCGGGTTTGTTAATCCGAACGACATTAGTGAGGTAAAGATTTTGAGCGAAGGATCAGCATTAGCCGAATTAGGGGGAAGAGGTGCAAATGGTGCTATTTACATCCAAACAAACAGAGGTGAACTTGGCGGTACAAAAATAGATTTCTCTACAAAATTCGGACTTTTAAATTCAAATTTTGATGTAGATAGAATGAATGCTGGCCAATTTAAAAGCTACCTACGTAACTACTATCTTGAAAATGGAAGCACAGAAACCCAAGTAAACCAAAATCCTATATTTAATGCTGCCAACCCAGTGTATAACAACAACACAGATTGGGTTGATTTAATTACAAGGAATGCACTGTATCAGGATTACCATATAAAACTCATGGGTGGCGATGGTGATGCGCAATACATGTTTAGTATAGGATATGTAGATAAGGAGGGAACCATCATGGGTTCTGATCTAAATCAAGTTAATCTTAGGTTTAACCTCGACTATAAATTATCGCCGAAAATAGAAATCTCTAATAGCTTAGCTTATACCCATGGAAAAGGACGGTATTTCGAGCAAGGATTTAACTACAGTGTACACCCCTTATTCATAGCCGCTACTAAAGCACCATTTTTGAGTCCTTATATATTTTCTCAATCAGGACAGGTGTCAACACAATATGGTGATATAGATGAGCTAGGAAAAAGCAATCCTTTGGCATTGGTTAACAAAATGTATAACAGCAATGAGGATAACCGCGTGGATGGAAAAATTAGTGGTAAATGGTTGATTTCTCCTAGAACCTCGCTTAACTCTTCATTTGTATTTAACTACATGAACGTGACCGAGAGGCAATATAGGCCTTCGCTTGGCATTGTTACAGATTTAAATAGGATTAGACAAAACCTGAAAAGAAGTTCTAGTGAAGCCTTCATTTTATGGTCTAGTTGGCTGGCTACCAAAGGGAAGATAGGCAACAATTCTACCTATACTGGACAAACTGGTTTATCTGTTGAATCTTATGATGAAAAGTCGGTATTTGTAAGAAAGATCAATGCGGGTACAGACGATTACGAAACACTGGAGCAAGGTATAGTAGATTCAGCCTCTAATATTAACTATAAATCAAGGTTATTAACCCTTTATGCCAGAGGCAGTGTTGATTTATTCAAAAGAATGCAGGTATTTGCCAATTTAAATATCGAAGGTTCAAGTAATTTTGGCGCTAAAGGTCGTTGGGGTATTTATCCTGGTGTGAAAGCAGTGGTAGACCTATTGGGCAGGGACAGCAAAACGCCACTAGGCTTAAGGGCAGGTTGGGGTCGCACGGGCAATAACGACCTACGTGGATTTTATCATTATAGCCTATATTATCCAGCCAATTATTTTGGATATGGAGGCGTATACCTAGGTAATGTCGCTAACAAATCTATCAAGCCAGAAATTACCAATACCTATGATGTTGGACTTACGCTGGATTTATTTAATCACAAATTAAACTTAGATGGAGGTTATTATTATAAAAATACTTCAAACCTAATTACCCAAAGAGCAGTACCAATAGAACTAGGACTGGATCCACAATTTGAAAATAATGGAGAAATGGCTTCTCAAGGATTGGAGTTGAATTTTAATGCTAAACTCATCGAAAAAAATAACTTATCCTTATTGCTTTACGGTAGTGTATCTACACTCAACAACAAAGTGAAAAAGCTTAACAATGGTAACATCATTAAATCTATAGGTGGCATCTACACTGTAGCTAAAGTAAATGAACAGATAGGTTCTTTCTATGGCTACAAAGTGTTAGGGGTTTTTGGCACCCAAGCAGCAGTTAATTTGCAAAAGGCTGATGGTACTAGTTTTAAAGCAGGCGATTACATCATTGAAGATTTAAATAGAGATTCGAAAATAAACGATCTGGACCGTCAGGTGATAGGCTCTCCGCTTCCTTCAGCTTTCGGCAATTTTGGAACCGTACTTACCTATAAAAAGATTTCTTTTAATGCATTGTTTACTTATGCTGCTGGTAACGATATCTATAATAGTTTTAACCAGCAGATGCACGTCATGAAAGATTATTCAAACCAATCGCAGGATGTACAAAACAGGTGGATATCAGCTTCCAATCAGGGAACTGGACTAAGCCGTGCCGCTTTTGATGATCCTTCAAGGAATGGCGCAGCCTCCAATTTATGGGTAGAAGACGGTAGTTACCTGCGCTTCAAAAACGTAACGGTTAGTTTCGAAATAGGTGTGCCCCCCAAATTGAAATTCATCCGTAAGCTTAATCTATTTATCACCGCAGAAAATCTTGCCACGTTTACTAAATACAGCGGATTTGATGTAGAAGTGGTTACCTCTGCAGATCCAATGTTAAAAGGGGTTGATTTTGGTGCCTCACCATTGCCAAAATCTTATATGATCGGTCTTAAGATGTCATTGTAA
- a CDS encoding SusC/RagA family TonB-linked outer membrane protein produces the protein MLRNIFFLAGLLCCLALRGHAQESDVISGAVYDGSKKLVFPGVTVMLVNRNDLVLTGVTTNGDGKFRLKKNPEAKKIVFSFVGYKKQEFEIGSKTSFEVILEGGYSEMDEIKIVSQRSTKADMGFITIDKKESSSAITSVNVAELKNLPVTSVEQLMQGAAPGLQIVAASGNPGASASVRIRGISSISGINDPLWVVDGTEVIGNDYKVSSITDFGFSPIGDIDPSDIESIDILKDASATALYGSKGANGVIVVRTKRGKRGKPEFSLTSKLTMTEVPKTIPMMSGDENRIFSIESYRSGADDGSFLPQLRGDLTRADAWQYNNNTNWMDVITRDGYYQQYNTALSGGGERIVYYWGVGYTTQYGTTKGTGYNRFNNRFNLDYKVSDKLKVSADLSYINSVTDKRGQEHPINQSGALDFTDNEISPILYAREISSYYPVYSKTGLDYFVDRTDPVSYTARYNPLAVIDYSTYVTKSNRFMASTVLSYNILKNLDFRTQVGVDFRESGDEYFLPGYATAALPGEVLYNAGLQAEGHQLMINNNNRLIWGAINKTNHRLTVTGVLNITSDSDNSTIMTYNNGASSRLRSSDASAVIENASGGFGERRNIGTFLQGHYALKDRYFLTVTGKMEGDSRYGRDNLYKVFPAIGAAWEMSKESFLSKAAWINSIKPRFAFGITGNLPNVTNLYDVAYATGTGYLGNTYTYPSKFAYDNIKQESTAEYNFGVDWSLFNFRVSGQIDYYSRTTTDLLLKEALSSTSGFQTQYLNFGSVRNSGFEFGITATILKGSERALRWKSFFNIATNKNKLLSLPANLDEASFVSTKEGFSSKLQAGDVIGGFYGFKALGVYPTDADAILKDSQGNVIYEADGLTPKYMRYGSNTGHQFRGGDMIYKDLNGDGIINALDKAQIGDANPTAFGGWNNSFTFRNIELQVNLQYQFGNDVINLSRKNVEKMADSRNQAQSITSRWRKQGDISEIPRAERLAEWNYDASTRWVEDASYIRLKTVSLSYNFAKKLTSRIGLRNMSAFVTGYNLYTWTKYLGVDPEVPITGTVNMFGIDNNNTAPARQYTLGFRVAL, from the coding sequence ATGCTACGAAATATTTTTTTTCTTGCCGGTTTATTGTGTTGTTTAGCTCTTCGTGGCCATGCACAAGAGTCGGATGTTATCAGTGGGGCGGTTTATGATGGTTCCAAGAAGTTGGTTTTCCCTGGCGTAACGGTTATGCTTGTAAATCGCAATGATTTAGTGCTAACTGGAGTAACCACAAACGGGGATGGTAAATTTCGCTTAAAGAAAAATCCTGAAGCGAAAAAAATAGTTTTTTCTTTTGTTGGTTATAAAAAGCAGGAATTTGAAATTGGATCAAAAACTAGCTTTGAGGTTATATTGGAAGGTGGATATAGTGAGATGGATGAGATAAAGATTGTTTCCCAACGATCAACAAAAGCCGATATGGGCTTTATCACCATTGATAAAAAAGAGAGCAGCAGTGCAATCACATCGGTAAATGTTGCCGAATTAAAAAATTTGCCAGTTACCTCTGTTGAACAATTGATGCAAGGTGCTGCGCCAGGCTTACAAATTGTAGCTGCCAGTGGGAATCCTGGAGCTTCAGCTTCTGTACGTATACGTGGGATTTCAAGTATATCGGGTATCAATGATCCCCTTTGGGTGGTAGATGGTACAGAAGTAATTGGAAACGATTATAAGGTATCAAGTATAACAGATTTTGGTTTCAGCCCAATTGGGGATATCGATCCTTCAGATATCGAATCAATTGATATCCTAAAAGATGCTTCCGCAACAGCACTTTACGGCTCAAAAGGAGCAAATGGTGTAATTGTAGTCCGCACAAAAAGAGGTAAAAGGGGCAAACCTGAATTTTCCCTTACTTCTAAGCTTACCATGACTGAGGTTCCAAAAACTATCCCGATGATGTCTGGAGATGAAAATCGGATATTTTCCATAGAAAGTTATCGTTCTGGTGCAGATGATGGTAGCTTTTTGCCACAGTTACGTGGCGATTTAACCCGAGCTGATGCTTGGCAATATAACAACAATACCAATTGGATGGATGTGATTACCAGAGATGGTTATTACCAACAATATAACACCGCATTGAGTGGGGGTGGTGAGCGTATCGTTTACTATTGGGGCGTAGGTTATACTACACAATATGGTACTACCAAAGGTACAGGCTACAATAGGTTTAATAACAGGTTTAATTTAGATTATAAGGTTTCAGATAAATTGAAAGTATCTGCAGATTTATCTTACATCAATTCGGTTACAGATAAAAGGGGACAAGAACACCCAATTAATCAGAGCGGTGCGCTTGATTTTACAGACAATGAGATTTCACCAATATTGTATGCTAGGGAAATCAGTTCTTACTATCCAGTTTATTCAAAAACTGGGTTAGATTACTTTGTAGATCGTACCGATCCTGTTTCTTATACTGCTCGTTACAACCCACTGGCGGTAATAGATTATTCAACTTACGTTACTAAATCAAACAGGTTTATGGCGTCGACAGTTTTGAGTTACAATATCTTGAAAAATCTCGACTTCCGCACACAGGTTGGTGTAGATTTCAGGGAATCTGGCGACGAGTATTTTTTACCTGGATATGCTACTGCGGCCCTTCCTGGCGAAGTTTTGTACAATGCGGGATTACAAGCTGAAGGCCATCAGCTGATGATCAACAATAACAATAGGTTGATCTGGGGTGCCATTAATAAAACCAATCATAGGTTAACCGTTACTGGAGTTTTAAATATTACCAGCGATTCGGACAATTCTACCATTATGACCTACAACAATGGTGCATCATCTCGACTTCGTTCTTCAGATGCATCTGCGGTAATAGAAAATGCTTCAGGAGGTTTTGGCGAACGCAGAAACATCGGTACTTTCTTGCAAGGACATTATGCATTAAAAGACAGATATTTTCTAACTGTAACTGGAAAAATGGAAGGGGATTCTAGGTACGGAAGAGACAACCTATACAAAGTTTTTCCGGCAATAGGCGCTGCATGGGAAATGTCTAAAGAAAGTTTTCTTTCCAAAGCTGCATGGATCAACAGTATTAAACCACGATTCGCATTTGGTATTACCGGTAATTTGCCAAACGTTACAAATCTTTACGACGTAGCCTATGCAACTGGTACGGGATATTTAGGTAATACTTATACCTACCCTTCAAAGTTTGCCTACGATAACATCAAACAGGAAAGCACCGCGGAATATAATTTCGGAGTAGATTGGAGCCTTTTCAATTTTAGGGTATCTGGACAAATCGACTACTATTCTAGAACAACAACTGATCTTTTATTAAAGGAAGCACTCTCTTCTACATCTGGATTTCAAACACAGTACCTAAACTTTGGTTCTGTACGTAATAGCGGATTTGAGTTTGGTATCACAGCTACTATCCTAAAAGGTAGCGAAAGGGCATTGCGTTGGAAATCATTTTTCAATATAGCCACCAATAAAAATAAATTATTGAGTTTGCCAGCCAATCTAGATGAAGCATCATTTGTATCTACAAAAGAAGGTTTTTCTTCTAAGCTTCAGGCAGGAGATGTAATTGGTGGATTTTATGGCTTCAAAGCATTGGGTGTATATCCAACAGATGCTGATGCCATATTAAAAGACAGTCAGGGTAATGTTATTTATGAAGCTGACGGATTAACACCTAAATACATGCGTTACGGTTCCAATACCGGACACCAATTTAGGGGTGGCGATATGATTTATAAAGATCTAAATGGCGATGGTATCATCAATGCACTAGATAAGGCACAAATCGGTGATGCAAATCCTACAGCCTTTGGCGGCTGGAACAATAGTTTCACTTTTAGAAATATAGAACTTCAGGTTAATTTACAATACCAATTTGGAAATGATGTGATTAACCTTAGCCGTAAAAACGTTGAAAAGATGGCGGATTCAAGAAATCAGGCACAATCAATAACCAGTCGCTGGCGTAAACAGGGTGATATTAGCGAGATACCAAGAGCAGAGCGACTTGCAGAATGGAACTATGATGCCTCTACAAGATGGGTTGAAGATGCTTCTTACATCCGTTTAAAAACTGTATCTCTTTCCTACAATTTCGCTAAAAAACTAACTAGTAGGATAGGTTTAAGAAATATGAGTGCATTTGTTACTGGGTACAACCTGTATACCTGGACAAAGTATTTGGGTGTAGATCCTGAAGTGCCAATTACGGGTACAGTAAATATGTTCGGTATAGATAACAACAATACCGCACCAGCAAGACAATATACACTCGGATTTAGAGTAGCACTTTAA